The proteins below are encoded in one region of Catharus ustulatus isolate bCatUst1 chromosome 21, bCatUst1.pri.v2, whole genome shotgun sequence:
- the RC3H2 gene encoding roquin-2 isoform X1: MPVQAAQWTEFLSCPICYNEFDENVHKPISLGCSHTVCKTCLNKLHRKACPFDQTAINTDIDVLPVNFALLQLVGAQVPDHQTVKLSNVGENKHYEVAKKCVEDLALYLKPLSGGKGVASLNQSALSRPMQRKLVTLVNCQLVEEEGRVRAMRAARSLGERTVTELILQHQNPQQLSANLWAAVRARGCQFLGPAMQEEALKLVLLALEDGSALSRKVLVLFVVQRLEPRFPQASKTSIGHVVQLLYRASCFKVTKRDEDSSLMQLKEEFRSYEALRREHDAQIVHIAMEAGLRISPEQWSSLLYGDLAHKSHMQSIIDKLQSPESFAKSVQELTIVLQRTGDPANLNRLRPHLELLANIDPNPDAASPTWEQLENAMVAVKTVVHGLVDFIQNYSRKGHETPQPQPNSKYKTSMCRDLRQQGGCPRGTNCTFAHSQEELEKYRLRNKKISSTVRTFPLLNKVGVNSTVSTTTGNVISVIGSPEATGKMVPSTNGIANLETGVPQLIPRCADTSLRALENTKKGGKTGANGQNASGSPTESLPENKIGSPPKTPVSQAAATSAGPPNIGTEVNSVPPKSSPFVPRVPVYPPHSDNVQYFQDPRTQLSYEVPQYPQTGYYPAPPTVPAGVAPCVPRFVRSNNVPESSLPPASVPYADHYSTFPPRDRLNSPYQPPPPQPYGPVPPVPSGMYAPVYDSRRIWRPQMYPREDIIRSNSLPPMDVMHSSVYQTSLRERYNSLDGYYSVACQPPNEQRTVPLPREPCGHLKTGYDEQLRRKPEQWAQYHTQKTPLVSSTLSMATPSPTPPSPLFSVDFSTEFSESVSDLSGTKFEEDHLSHYSPWSCGTIGSCINAIDSEPKDVIANSNAVLMDLDSGDVKRRVHLFETQRRAKEEDPIIPFSDGPIISKWGAISRSSRTGYHTTDPIQATASQGSATKPISVSDYVPYVNAVDSRWSAYGSDSASSARYAERDRFIVTDLSAHRKHSSTGDLLSIELQQAKSNSLLLQREANALAMQQKWNSLDEGSRLTLNLLSKEIDLRNGETDYPEDCADTKPDRDIELELSALDTDEPDGQGEQIEEILDIQLGISSQEDQLLNGTTVENGHLLKQHQKESMEQKRQSLGEDLVILEEQKTILPVTSCFSQPITTSVSNASCLPISTSVSVGSLILKTAHIMSEDKNDFLKPVANGRMVNS, encoded by the exons ATGCCTGTGCAGGCAGCTCAGTGGACAGAATTTCTGTCCTGCCCAATCTGCTACAATGAGTTTGATGAGAATGTGCACAAACCCATCAGCTTAGGTTGCTCTCACACCGTGTGCAAGACCTGCCTGAACAAGCTCCATCGCAAGGCTTGTCCCTTCGACCAGACTGCCATCAACACGGACATCGATGTGCTTCCCGTGAACTTCGCACTCCTGCAGCTGGTTGGAGCCCAG GTACCTGATCATCAGACAGTAAAGTTGAGTAATGTAGGAGAGAACAAACATTATGAAGTAGCAAAGAAATGTGTTGAGGATTTGGCACTCTACTTAAAGCCATTAAGTGGAGGGAAAG GTGTTGCAAGCTTGAATCAGAGTGCACTGAGCCGTCCCATGCAGAGGAAGCTTGTGACACTGGTGAATTGTCAgctggtggaggaggagggtcGGGTCAGAGCCATGAGGGCAGCTCGGTCGCTGGGAGAGAGAACTGTCACAGAACTCATCCTGCAGCACCAAAATCCTCAGCAGCTTTCTGCCAATCTTTGGGCTGCTGTCAGGGCACGAGGGTGCCAGTTTCTGGGACCAG CTATGCAAGAGGAGGCACTGAAACTTGTATTACTGGCACTGGAAGATGGCTCTGCACTCTCAAGGAAAGTTCTGGTACTTTTTGTTGTGCAAAGGCTGGAACCAAGATTTCCTCAGGCCTCTAAAACAAGCATTGGTCATGTTGTGCAGCTACTGTATAGAGCTTCATGCTTTAAG GTCACTAAAAGGGATGAAGATTCTTCTCTGATGCAACTTAAAGAAGAGTTCCGGAGTTACGAGGCTTTGCGGAGGGAGCACGATGCCCAAATTGTTCACATTGCCATGGAAGCAGGACTCAGAATATCACCAGAGCAGTGGTCTTCCCTTCTTTATGGAGACCTGGCACATAAATCACACATGCAATCCATTATTGACAAG cttcaatCTCCAGAATCTTTTGCTAAGAGTGTACAAGAATTGACAATTGTCTTGCAGCGCACGGGAGATCCTGCAAACTTAAACAGGCTGAGGCCTCATTTAGAGCTCCTGGCAAACATAGATCCAAACCCAG ATGCAGCATCTCCAAcatgggagcagctggaaaatgcCATGGTTGCTGTAAAGACTGTGGTCCATGGGCTGGTGGATTTCATTCAGAATTACAGCAGAAAAGGCCATGAAACTCCCCAG cCACAACCAAATAGCAAATACAAAACAAGTATGTGCCGAGACCTTCGACAGCAAGGGGGGTGTCCAAGAGGAACAAACTGTACATTTGCTCATTCTCAGGAAGAGCTTGAAAA ATACCGCTtgaggaacaaaaaaatcagctcaACAGTGAGAACATTCCCCCTTCTAAATAAAGTCGGTGTAAACAGCACCGTCTCAACCACAACAGGAAACGTGATCTCTGTCATAGGAAGCCCTGAGGCAACGGGCAAGATGGTGCCAAGCACTAATGGAATAGCTAATCTGGAAACTGGGGTTCCCCAGCTGATCCCCCGCTGCGCAGACACCTCCCTCAGAGCTCTGGAGAACAccaagaagggagggaagacTGGAGCCAATGGCCAGAACGCTTCTGGGTCCCCCACAGAATCACTTCCTGAAAA TAAAATTGGTTCTCCACCCAAGACTCCTGTAAGCCAGGCAGCAGCTACCTCAGCTGGTCCTCCTAATATTGGAACAGAAGTTAATTCTGTGCCTCCAAAATCCAGCCCGTTTGTTCCCAGAGTACCTGTCTACCCTCCACATTCGGATAATGTTCAATATTTCCAAGATCCCAGGACTCAGCTGTCATATGAAGTTCCACAGTACCCACAGACAG gGTATTATCCAGCACCTCCAACAGTTCCAGCTGGCGTGGCTCCCTGTGTTCCTCGCTTTGTGAGGTCCAATAACGTTCCAGAATCCTCCCTCCCGCCCGCCTCGGTGCCGTATGCCGATCATTACAGCACATTTCCCCCTCGGGATCGACTGAACTCTCCGTACCAGCCCCCTCCTCCGCAGCCCTACGGACcggtccctcctgtcccctctggaATGTACGCGCCGGTGTACGACAGCAGGCGCATCTGGCGCCCGCAGATGTACCCACGAGAGGACATCATCAGGAGCAATTCCTTACCTCCCATGGATGTGATGCACTCATCTGTCTATCAGACATCCTTACGGGAGAGGTACAACTCGCTGGATGGGTATTACTCTGTGGCTTGTCAACCTCCAAACGAGCAGAGGACTGTGCCTTTACCAAGG GAGCCTTGTGGTCATTTGAAGACTGGTTACGATGAGCAGCTGAGACGGAAGCCGGAGCAATGGGCACAGTACCACACACAGAAAACTCCTCTGGTATCGTCAACCCTTTCTATGGCAACACCATCTCCAACACCACCTTCTCCTCTCTTCAGTGTAGACTTCAGCACAGAG TTCTCAGAGAGTGTCAGTGATTTGAGTGGAACTAAATTTGAGGAAGACCATCTCTCTCACTATTCACCGTGGTCTTGTGGCACTATTGGCTCTTGTATAAATGCTATCGACTCAGAGCCCAAGGATGTGATTGCCAATTCCAATGCCGTGTTAATG GATTTGGACAGTGGGGATGTTAAAAGGAGAGTGCATTTATTTGAAACGCAGAGAAGGGCAAAGGAGGAGGATCCTATAATCCCGTTCAGCGATGGACCCATCATCTCCAAGTGGGGTGCAATCTCCAGGTCATCCCGCACAGGTTATCACACAACAGATCCAATCCAGGCCACTGCTTCCCAAGGAAGTGCTACTAAGCCCATCAGTGTATCAG ATTATGTCCCTTATGTCAATGCTGTAGACTCAAGATGGAGTGCCTATGGCTCAGATTCTGCCTCCTCAGCACGTTATGCAGAACG ggaCAGGTTCATAGTTACAGATTTGTCTGCTCACAGAAAGCATTCCAGCACTGGAGATCTACTGAGTATTGAATTACAGCAG GCTAAAAGCAACTCCTTACTCCTTCAGAGAGAGGCAAATGCACTTGCCATGCAGCAGAAGTGGAATTCTCTAGATGAAGGCAGTCGTCTTACCTTAAACCTTTTAAGCAAGGAAATTGATTTGAGGAATGGTGAG ACTGATTATCCTGAAGACTGTGCAGACACAAAGCCAGACCGAGACATTGAATTGGAGCTGTCAGCCCTCGACACAGATGAACCTGATGGGCAAGGTGAACAGATAGAA GAGATTCTGGACATACAGCTAGGGATTAGCTCCCAAGAGGATCAACTGCTCAATGGAACAACTGTAGAGAATGGGCATCTGCTAAAGCAGCACCAGAAAGAATCTATGGAACAGAAGAGACAAAGTTTAGGTGAAGaccttgtgattct ggaggagcagaaaacAATCCTGCCCGTAACTTCTTGCTTCAGTCAGCCGATCACAACATCTGTTAGCAATGCAAGCTGCCTGCCCATCAGCACATCAGTCAGTGTTGGCAGCCTCATTTTGAAAACTGCTCACATTATGTCTGAGGAtaaaaatgactttttaaagcCTGTTGCAAATGGCAGGATGGTTAACAGCTGA
- the RC3H2 gene encoding roquin-2 isoform X2, with product MPVQAAQWTEFLSCPICYNEFDENVHKPISLGCSHTVCKTCLNKLHRKACPFDQTAINTDIDVLPVNFALLQLVGAQVPDHQTVKLSNVGENKHYEVAKKCVEDLALYLKPLSGGKGVASLNQSALSRPMQRKLVTLVNCQLVEEEGRVRAMRAARSLGERTVTELILQHQNPQQLSANLWAAVRARGCQFLGPAMQEEALKLVLLALEDGSALSRKVLVLFVVQRLEPRFPQASKTSIGHVVQLLYRASCFKVTKRDEDSSLMQLKEEFRSYEALRREHDAQIVHIAMEAGLRISPEQWSSLLYGDLAHKSHMQSIIDKLQSPESFAKSVQELTIVLQRTGDPANLNRLRPHLELLANIDPNPDAASPTWEQLENAMVAVKTVVHGLVDFIQNYSRKGHETPQPQPNSKYKTSMCRDLRQQGGCPRGTNCTFAHSQEELEKYRLRNKKISSTVRTFPLLNKVGVNSTVSTTTGNVISVIGSPEATGKMVPSTNGIANLETGVPQLIPRCADTSLRALENTKKGGKTGANGQNASGSPTESLPENKIGSPPKTPVSQAAATSAGPPNIGTEVNSVPPKSSPFVPRVPVYPPHSDNVQYFQDPRTQLSYEVPQYPQTGYYPAPPTVPAGVAPCVPRFVRSNNVPESSLPPASVPYADHYSTFPPRDRLNSPYQPPPPQPYGPVPPVPSGMYAPVYDSRRIWRPQMYPREDIIRSNSLPPMDVMHSSVYQTSLRERYNSLDGYYSVACQPPNEQRTVPLPREPCGHLKTGYDEQLRRKPEQWAQYHTQKTPLVSSTLSMATPSPTPPSPLFSVDFSTEFSESVSDLSGTKFEEDHLSHYSPWSCGTIGSCINAIDSEPKDVIANSNAVLMDLDSGDVKRRVHLFETQRRAKEEDPIIPFSDGPIISKWGAISRSSRTGYHTTDPIQATASQGSATKPISVSDYVPYVNAVDSRWSAYGSDSASSARYAERDRFIVTDLSAHRKHSSTGDLLSIELQQAKSNSLLLQREANALAMQQKWNSLDEGSRLTLNLLSKEIDLRNGETDYPEDCADTKPDRDIELELSALDTDEPDGQGEQIEEILDIQLGISSQEDQLLNGTTVENGHLLKQHQKESMEQKRQSLGRSRKQSCP from the exons ATGCCTGTGCAGGCAGCTCAGTGGACAGAATTTCTGTCCTGCCCAATCTGCTACAATGAGTTTGATGAGAATGTGCACAAACCCATCAGCTTAGGTTGCTCTCACACCGTGTGCAAGACCTGCCTGAACAAGCTCCATCGCAAGGCTTGTCCCTTCGACCAGACTGCCATCAACACGGACATCGATGTGCTTCCCGTGAACTTCGCACTCCTGCAGCTGGTTGGAGCCCAG GTACCTGATCATCAGACAGTAAAGTTGAGTAATGTAGGAGAGAACAAACATTATGAAGTAGCAAAGAAATGTGTTGAGGATTTGGCACTCTACTTAAAGCCATTAAGTGGAGGGAAAG GTGTTGCAAGCTTGAATCAGAGTGCACTGAGCCGTCCCATGCAGAGGAAGCTTGTGACACTGGTGAATTGTCAgctggtggaggaggagggtcGGGTCAGAGCCATGAGGGCAGCTCGGTCGCTGGGAGAGAGAACTGTCACAGAACTCATCCTGCAGCACCAAAATCCTCAGCAGCTTTCTGCCAATCTTTGGGCTGCTGTCAGGGCACGAGGGTGCCAGTTTCTGGGACCAG CTATGCAAGAGGAGGCACTGAAACTTGTATTACTGGCACTGGAAGATGGCTCTGCACTCTCAAGGAAAGTTCTGGTACTTTTTGTTGTGCAAAGGCTGGAACCAAGATTTCCTCAGGCCTCTAAAACAAGCATTGGTCATGTTGTGCAGCTACTGTATAGAGCTTCATGCTTTAAG GTCACTAAAAGGGATGAAGATTCTTCTCTGATGCAACTTAAAGAAGAGTTCCGGAGTTACGAGGCTTTGCGGAGGGAGCACGATGCCCAAATTGTTCACATTGCCATGGAAGCAGGACTCAGAATATCACCAGAGCAGTGGTCTTCCCTTCTTTATGGAGACCTGGCACATAAATCACACATGCAATCCATTATTGACAAG cttcaatCTCCAGAATCTTTTGCTAAGAGTGTACAAGAATTGACAATTGTCTTGCAGCGCACGGGAGATCCTGCAAACTTAAACAGGCTGAGGCCTCATTTAGAGCTCCTGGCAAACATAGATCCAAACCCAG ATGCAGCATCTCCAAcatgggagcagctggaaaatgcCATGGTTGCTGTAAAGACTGTGGTCCATGGGCTGGTGGATTTCATTCAGAATTACAGCAGAAAAGGCCATGAAACTCCCCAG cCACAACCAAATAGCAAATACAAAACAAGTATGTGCCGAGACCTTCGACAGCAAGGGGGGTGTCCAAGAGGAACAAACTGTACATTTGCTCATTCTCAGGAAGAGCTTGAAAA ATACCGCTtgaggaacaaaaaaatcagctcaACAGTGAGAACATTCCCCCTTCTAAATAAAGTCGGTGTAAACAGCACCGTCTCAACCACAACAGGAAACGTGATCTCTGTCATAGGAAGCCCTGAGGCAACGGGCAAGATGGTGCCAAGCACTAATGGAATAGCTAATCTGGAAACTGGGGTTCCCCAGCTGATCCCCCGCTGCGCAGACACCTCCCTCAGAGCTCTGGAGAACAccaagaagggagggaagacTGGAGCCAATGGCCAGAACGCTTCTGGGTCCCCCACAGAATCACTTCCTGAAAA TAAAATTGGTTCTCCACCCAAGACTCCTGTAAGCCAGGCAGCAGCTACCTCAGCTGGTCCTCCTAATATTGGAACAGAAGTTAATTCTGTGCCTCCAAAATCCAGCCCGTTTGTTCCCAGAGTACCTGTCTACCCTCCACATTCGGATAATGTTCAATATTTCCAAGATCCCAGGACTCAGCTGTCATATGAAGTTCCACAGTACCCACAGACAG gGTATTATCCAGCACCTCCAACAGTTCCAGCTGGCGTGGCTCCCTGTGTTCCTCGCTTTGTGAGGTCCAATAACGTTCCAGAATCCTCCCTCCCGCCCGCCTCGGTGCCGTATGCCGATCATTACAGCACATTTCCCCCTCGGGATCGACTGAACTCTCCGTACCAGCCCCCTCCTCCGCAGCCCTACGGACcggtccctcctgtcccctctggaATGTACGCGCCGGTGTACGACAGCAGGCGCATCTGGCGCCCGCAGATGTACCCACGAGAGGACATCATCAGGAGCAATTCCTTACCTCCCATGGATGTGATGCACTCATCTGTCTATCAGACATCCTTACGGGAGAGGTACAACTCGCTGGATGGGTATTACTCTGTGGCTTGTCAACCTCCAAACGAGCAGAGGACTGTGCCTTTACCAAGG GAGCCTTGTGGTCATTTGAAGACTGGTTACGATGAGCAGCTGAGACGGAAGCCGGAGCAATGGGCACAGTACCACACACAGAAAACTCCTCTGGTATCGTCAACCCTTTCTATGGCAACACCATCTCCAACACCACCTTCTCCTCTCTTCAGTGTAGACTTCAGCACAGAG TTCTCAGAGAGTGTCAGTGATTTGAGTGGAACTAAATTTGAGGAAGACCATCTCTCTCACTATTCACCGTGGTCTTGTGGCACTATTGGCTCTTGTATAAATGCTATCGACTCAGAGCCCAAGGATGTGATTGCCAATTCCAATGCCGTGTTAATG GATTTGGACAGTGGGGATGTTAAAAGGAGAGTGCATTTATTTGAAACGCAGAGAAGGGCAAAGGAGGAGGATCCTATAATCCCGTTCAGCGATGGACCCATCATCTCCAAGTGGGGTGCAATCTCCAGGTCATCCCGCACAGGTTATCACACAACAGATCCAATCCAGGCCACTGCTTCCCAAGGAAGTGCTACTAAGCCCATCAGTGTATCAG ATTATGTCCCTTATGTCAATGCTGTAGACTCAAGATGGAGTGCCTATGGCTCAGATTCTGCCTCCTCAGCACGTTATGCAGAACG ggaCAGGTTCATAGTTACAGATTTGTCTGCTCACAGAAAGCATTCCAGCACTGGAGATCTACTGAGTATTGAATTACAGCAG GCTAAAAGCAACTCCTTACTCCTTCAGAGAGAGGCAAATGCACTTGCCATGCAGCAGAAGTGGAATTCTCTAGATGAAGGCAGTCGTCTTACCTTAAACCTTTTAAGCAAGGAAATTGATTTGAGGAATGGTGAG ACTGATTATCCTGAAGACTGTGCAGACACAAAGCCAGACCGAGACATTGAATTGGAGCTGTCAGCCCTCGACACAGATGAACCTGATGGGCAAGGTGAACAGATAGAA GAGATTCTGGACATACAGCTAGGGATTAGCTCCCAAGAGGATCAACTGCTCAATGGAACAACTGTAGAGAATGGGCATCTGCTAAAGCAGCACCAGAAAGAATCTATGGAACAGAAGAGACAAAGTTTAG ggaggagcagaaaacAATCCTGCCCGTAA